One window of the Petroclostridium xylanilyticum genome contains the following:
- a CDS encoding winged helix-turn-helix transcriptional regulator: protein MYEKYEADCPEGIECSIEKALNVLNGKWTFLIIRDLFGGTKRFGELRKSLHGISPKTLSERLKELEEKGIIHRTAYPTVPPTVEYSLTPKGESLKSIIKEMKLWGARWG, encoded by the coding sequence ATGTACGAAAAGTATGAAGCGGATTGCCCTGAAGGCATAGAATGCTCTATTGAAAAGGCATTAAATGTTCTGAACGGTAAATGGACATTTCTAATTATTCGTGACTTGTTTGGTGGTACAAAAAGGTTTGGAGAATTAAGAAAGTCACTTCATGGGATTAGCCCCAAAACGCTCTCTGAACGGTTGAAAGAATTAGAGGAAAAAGGCATTATCCATCGTACAGCTTACCCTACCGTCCCCCCAACTGTAGAGTATTCCCTCACTCCAAAGGGAGAAAGCTTAAAATCAATTATTAAAGAAATGAAACTTTGGGGGGCCAGGTGGGGCTAA